GAACCCTCCACGAGCGCGGGCAGGTCAGCGAACGCAGGCTGCGGCAGCTCGCCGACCGGTGCCCGCAGTACGCCGATCACCTCGCGGAGATCCTGCAGCGCCTGGTGCGCGCTCGCCCGGATGATCTCCGCGGCGCCGGCGACCTCGGCGGTGGACGCGTCCGGCCGGTACGCCAGCGCGCCGGCATGCACGCTCAGCAACGACAACCGATGCCCGAGTACGTCGTGCATCTCGCGGGCGATCTCCTCGCGCGCCCGGAGCTGCGCCTGCTCGGCCTGCAGCGTCGCCACGGTCTCGGCTCGATCCGCCCGGTCCCGCAACGTCTGCAGGAGCTGCCGCCGGGACCGGATGTAGAACCCCCAGCCGGCCATGGCCAGGTAGAGCGTCATGCCGATGATGAGCTGCGTCTTCCAGTCCTCCTTGTGCCGCACCTGGAGGTAGGTGAGCGTGGCGGCGAAGTTCACCGCGAAGACCCAGATCGAGGTCCGCCATGGCTTGTGGACGGCGACGGTCATGATCAGCACGAGCGTCGGCCCGGCAGCAGCGTCGGAGTACACCGAGACCGCTGCCGCCAGAAGCGCCAACGGGACGGGCCAGCGGCGCCGGAACCACAGGGTCAGGCAGAGCACCATCCCCGACCAGAAGTCGACGGCGAGCAGCGTCTGCGGCACCGGGTCGGACTCACCCTCGCTGTAGGCGAGAAGCCCGAGCAGAACCGCGAGTACGAACGACACGCTGTCCACGACCCAGTTCACGGCCGTGCGACGCGGACGCTTGCGCTCACTCATGACATGAATGTAGCGGTGGGTAAGCGATCTCCGGGGTGGGTGCGGGTGTCCGGATACCGAAGTCGGTGCGATCAGGTACTTAGGTCGGCGGTAGGTTGCCGGGCATGAGTCAGCTCGCAGTCACCGTCATCGGCCCGGACCGCCCGGGGATCATCGCCGACGTCACCGAGGCCCTGGTCGGTACCGGGGTCAACCTCGAGGACTCGACCATGACGCTGCTGCGCGGCCACTTCGCGATGATGATCGTCTGCGCCGGGCCGTTCGACGAGGTCAAGTCGGCGCTCGAGCCGCTGCGGGGCGAGCTGGTCATCACGGTCCGCAAGATGGGCCCCGAGCACGAGCACGCGCCGATCGGTGCGCCGTACATGCTGAGCGTCCACGGCGCGGACCGGCCGGGGATCGTGGCGGCGGTGACGCGGATGATCGCGGCCGCCGGAGGCACGATCACGGACCTCGCGACCCGGCTGAGCGGCGGGCTGTACGTGCTGACCGCGGAGGTCGAGCTGCCGCCGGCGGCCGAGCTGGAGATGCTGGACCGGGCGCTCGAGATCACGGCCGAGGAGCTCGGGGTGGGCGTCACGCTGCGCCCGGCCGAGAGCGACGAACTGTGATCACAGACTGGTCCCCTGCCCGTCTGGATGTCCAGGGTGTTGTTCTCGAGGTCGTCCGCGCGCCGCACCCGGTGCTCGCGACCGAGAGCGCCGAAGTGGACCCGCTCGACCCGGAGATGATCCAGCTCGCCGCGGACCTCGTGGCGACCATGCGGGTCTCCCCCGGGTGCGTCGGCCTCGCGGCGCCGCAGGTCGGTGTCGCGGCGCAGATGTTCTCGCTCGACGTGACCAATCACCCGAAAACGCGTACCAGCCACGGCGTCTTCGTACTGTGCAACGCAGTCGTCGTCGACGCCTCGCGCAACGAGAAGGCTCGCGAAGGCTGCATGTCGGTGCCGGACTTCACCGGCGACGTCAAACGCGCGACCCGGCTGACGGTCACCGGCGTCCTCCCCGGTACGAAGGACGAGGTCACGATCACCACCGACGCCTTCGAGGCCCGCGCCCTCCAGCACGAGATCGACCACTGCAACGGAAAGCTCTTCCTGGACCGGGTAGCCGGCGCCCACGCCGTATACCCCCGAAAGACCTACCAGTAACGAGTACTCTCATCCCCGAGCCTCCAGCCCGGGTGGCGGAACGGCAGACGCAGCGAGCTTAAACCTCGCGGCCCTAACAGGCATACGGGTTCGAATCCCGTCCCGGGCACACCTAGTCGAACCCACGCGCCGTATCTTCCAGCTGCCGCCTACCGCCGGCGAGCTGCGGGCTAACGCCCGCGACCGACCGCCTCGTAGTACGCCTACTCGTGTTTAGTGAGCGGACCCGCACCGCACCTAGGACACGAACGCGAACAACCCGCCGCCCGGCCCATCCGCGCTGTGGGCGTCATAATCGTGCGGTGACGCGAGCCTCTATGCCTTCGGTCATCTTTCTCAACGGCGCGTCTTCTTCGGGTAAGACGACGCTGGGGAGGGCGCTGCAGGACTGTTTGGATGAGCCGTATTTGTTGATGGGGTTGGACACGTGTTTTGCGATGGTTCCTGCTCAGTGGGCTGGTGGTGGAATGGGAGCTCATCGGGAGCAGGGGTTCCAGTACGTCGACCTGCCGGACGAGGACGGCAAGCCGGTTTCTGGGATCTCGTACGGGCCGGTCGGGTTGCGCATGTTGCAGGGGTTTCATCGGGCTGTGCGCGAGTTCGTTCAGGCGGGGAACCCTGTCATCGTCGACGAGATGATGCTGGGGCCCGAGGTGCGGGATCACTGGTTCGCGACTCTCGCGGGGCTCGACGTCGTCTCGGTGGGGGTTCGCTGCGATCTCGATGAACTCGAGCGTCGAGAGGGTGCGCGAAGGGGACGGGCGGGGCTCGCTCGGTGGTCTGAGGAGCGCGTGCACGAGGGGATGGCCTACGACCTCTGGGTGGACACGACCGGCCAGGCCGCGGACGCCTGCGCACATCAAGTCGTTGCAGCCGCACGCTAAGTCCAGCGAGCCGCTCTGTTGTGAGATCTCGGGCGGTGGTTAGGTGCCGCGTACTAGGGCGCCGACGATTGAGAAGCCGACGAGGCCTACGTTGATCAGGATGGCTAGCCAGGCGAGGGGTCGGCCGGGGCGGTTGTTGCGGAGGACTGAGATTGCTAGGTAGATGGAGATCGGCGAGCAGATGAAGGCGGTGAGGAATGCGCCGACTGCTTGTCCGCTCACGCCGCGGCGTTGGGGGCGGTACGTCGGAGTCGTGTAGGAGTCGCGGTACGGCGGGGCGACGTACGAATCGCGGTAGGGCGGGTCGGCGTACGGCGACTCGGTGTACGGGTCCTGATATGGCTGCTCGTACCTGTCCTGGCGTGGTGGGGTCGAGGTGGGGGCGGGGCCGGAGGACCAGGCGAAGGGGTCCGCTGTCGGCTCGTCGGGTTCGGGGTCGGCTTGGGGCGTGGGACGGACGAAGTCTTGTGGGCGTTCCTTGCGCTGTAGCAGGAGGGTGTAGTCGGCGCGGCGGGTTGGGTCGGTGAGGATCTCGTAGGCGCGGTTCAGCTTGACCTGCTGGGTGGAGTCGCCGCCGACGTCGGTGTGGTGGCTTCGCGACAGGCGGCGGTAGCTGCGCTTGATCTCCTCGGCATCGGCGGACCGGCCGACCCCGAGCAGCTTCCAGGGGTCGGCTCCGTTGAGGTCCCGGAAGTCCCGGCTCGAACTCATCGAGCGACGTCCGCCTGGTAGCAGGTCAGTCGCCAGGAAGCGTGCTGCGGGTCCATGCCGTTGGGCAGGGTGCGGTGGCCGGTTGCGAACGTGACGGTCTTGTCGCCCGCGAGGTAGCACCACAGGTCGAGCTCTTCGTCGTTCCCGTAGTAGTACGACCGGTAGTGCGTGATGGCCTGCGTCCCGAGGAACGGTGTCTGCAGGCGTTGCTGCGCTTCCAGCGGCAGGTTGCCGAGGACGCCGCGCATGTCCTGCGTGAGGTTCAGTTGCGGAGGCACCGACAGTTGGGACTGCTCGTCCTTGCCACGCGACACCAGCGAGCGCAGACCGCCGCGCGGCTTCGTGGCCTGTTGCTGTACGACGGCGTGCTTGATGCTCGACGGTACGAACTGATCGATCCGCACGCTCTGCGTCTTCTGACCCTGTTTGTTGACCCGTGGCGTCGTCACCGCGAGCCCGTTCGGCCCGAGGACGACGGCGTACGGCCGGTCGCGTTCACGCTCGTGCAGGTCGGCCCACCACTCGATCGGCGGTCCTACCTTGCGCTCGAGGTACGCCTTGACGTCGTCGTGGAGCTCGCTCCACCAGTGGAACCGGTCCGGGCTGGGGACGAACCCCAGCGGCGCGGCCTCGTGCGCGGCAGGCATCGACGGCGCGGCCGGTGCGCGCTCCACGCCACCACTTGCGGGCCGCTGCGCGGCCGGACGTCCCCGAGATTGCTCGGGCAGGTTGTCACGAGTCATGTGGGCAGCGGCGTGGAGCGGCGGCATACATAGTCCGAAGCCTCCATCACCTCGCCCACCCTGGTCAACTCTGGTTTTCCGGAGTTGTGGACAAGGTCTTCGCGCGGGTGAGTACGGCGTCGGTCATCTGCTCGGTGAGCTTGCCGGTGAACGTGTTCTGCTGGCTGGGGTGGAAGCAGCCGAGGACGGTGACCTCGCCGTACGGGGTCGGGATCCGGTGCTCGACCGCGTGGCCGAACTTCGGGCGCGGTCGCGGTACGTCGGCTCCGAGCGCGATCAGCGCTACGAGCAGAGCGTCGTACGCGAACTTGCCGAGGCAGACGATCGACCTCGTGCTGGGCAGGACGAGCTCGAGCTCGCTGCGGTACCAGGGGGCGCAGGTGTCGCGTTCCTCCGGGGTGGGCTTGTTCGCGGGCGGGGCGCAGCGGACGGCGGCGATCATCCGGGTGTCGATCAGGTGCAGGCCGTCGCCGGCGTGCTCGCTGGTGGGCTGGTTGGCGAGGCCGACGCGGTGCAGGCTCGCGAACAGCCAGTCGCCGGAGCGGTCGCCGGTGAACACGCGCCCGGTGCGGTTCCCGCCGTTCGCCGCCGGCGCCAGCCCGACGATCAGGATCCGTGGCTCGGCGACGCCCCAGCCCGGGATCGGCCGTCCCCAGTACGGCTGGTCCGCGAAGGACTTTCGCTTGCCGACAGCAACGTCTTCCCTCCATTCGACGAGCCGCGAACAGGCCCTGCACATCGAGACGCGTGCTTCCAGCTCCGCCAGGTCATCAGTCGCCGCAAGACGCACCACCTCGGCCGCATCCCGAGCCACCGGAGTACGCCGTACCGCCGGGTCCTCCGGCCACCCGATCCCCGGCGGCACAGGACTCTCGAACAACTCGCCGGTCAACGGATGCGGAAGCTTCACCCACCCAGCCTAAACGGCGAGGTCGGGGAGGATTTCATGCCCGATTCGGCACACGATCCTCCCCAACCTCAGGAGGTCAGGCGGCGAGCTGCTCGACGGGTTGCGGGGTCGTGGCGGTACGGCGGGCGTTCGGGATGGCCAGGGCTAGTACGACGGCTGCGGCGGCGAATGCCGATAGCAGGAGGAACGTGTCGGTGAAGCCCGCCTCCGCGGGGAGCCCTGAGGGCTGGATGTGGCCCGTGATGATCGAGCTCGCGAGGGCGGTGCCGATGGAGCCGCCGATGGTGCGGATGTTGGCGTTCATGCCGGTGGCCGCGCCGGTTTGCTCGCGCGGGACGTTCTGCACGATCAGGCTGGTCATGGCCGCGTAGGCGAGGCCGAGCCCGACACCGAACGCAGCCGTCGAGAGCGCCACCTGCCACTGCGCGTCGTGGAACTCGGCGAACATCAGCGCCGCGACCAGGCTCAACGCCGACCCGGAAACCACCTGCGCCTTGGCGCCGAACCGGGGCGTGAGCGGGCCGCTCAACGACCCGACGACCGCCATCGTCACCAGCATCGGCAGCATCAGCAGCCCGGCCTTCGTGACGCTCGCACCGAACCCGAAACCGGCAGCCGTCGGGATCTGCAGGAACTGCGGCACGAACGCGTACACAGCGAACATCGCCGCCCCGAACAGCAGCGCCACGAGGTTCGTCGTCCACACCGCTGGGCGGCGCATCATCCGCATGTCGATCAGCGGGTTCCGCGAGCGCAGTTCGACCGTGATCCAGCCGGCGAACAGTACGACGGCCAGCGCGAAGAGCCCCACCGTCCGCAACGAGCCCCAGCCCCACGACCGGCCCGTGCTCAGCGGCAGCAGCAGCGCGATCAGCCAGCCGGACAGGAACGCGGCGGCCAGCCAGTCGATCCGGCCGGGAACACGGTTCGGGGACTCCGGGACGTAGCGCCGTACCATCAGCGTCGAGACCGCGACGACCGCCATCGGGATCCAGAACAGCCAGCGCCAGCCGAGCCATTCCACGATCGGGCCGGCCAGGACGATCCCCAGCCCGCCGCCGGCCGCGATGATGGCCGACACCACGCCGACCACGGACGGCACGCGTTCGGCCGGGAACTCGTCCCGGATGATGCCGAACGCCAACGGGAACACGGCTCCGCCGACACCTTGGAAGATGCGGGCGGCGATCAGTACGCCGACGTTCGGCGCGAGCGCGGCGATCAGGCAGCCGACGGCCAGGGCGGCCAGCGCGATGAACAGCGTGCGCTCCTTGCCGACCATGTCGCCGATCCGCCCGAGCAAGGGGGTCGCGACGGATACCGAGAGCAGGAGTGCGGTGAACACCCAGGTGACCGTGCCGGGGGTGGTGTGCAGGTCGTGCTGGATGGAGGGCAGCGCCGGGGTGACCAGTGACTGCAACATAGAGAAAGAGGCGACGACCGTGGCGAGGACCGCCAGGGTCACGCGAGGGTTTCCAGACCTGATGACAGGCATGCAGAAGTCCTTCGAAAGGAGTGTGAACGCGCCAGAACCTGGGCGCGGGATTCTCGGCCTGGTAAAGTCGAGGTATGCCTCCACTATAGCGGAGGGTCTCCTCCGCTATCAACTGGCTAAGGTGAGCGAATGGTGACCGGTGAGAGCAGGCCCGCGTTGCGGGTCGACGTACGGCGACCGCAGCGGGCGGACGCGCGGCGGAACTTCGACGCCCTGCTCGGCGCCGCCCGGGATGCGTTCGCGAGCAAAGGCGTCGAGGCGTCGCTGGAGGACATCGCGCGCCAGGCCGGCGTCGGGATCGGCACGCTGTACCGGAACTTCCCGCACCGCCAGGACCTGCTGAACGCGGTCTACTTCGGCGAGATCGAGGAGCTGTGCATCGCGGCGGAAGAGGCAGCCGATCTGCCGCCGTGGGAGGCACTGACCACGTGGCTGCACCGCTTCGTCGGGTACGCCGCGACGAAGCGCGCGATCTTCGAGTCGCTGAACCGGGAGGCCGACAGCTTCAAGGCGGCCCGTGAGGCGATGTACGCCGCCGGTACGCCGCTGTTCGAACGCGCCCAGGCCGCGGGTGAAGCGCGTAAGGACGTCTCCTTCGACGACCTCCTCCGCATGGTCAGCGGCCTCACCGCCGCCGGCTTCGTAGACCAGGCCCAACGCGACCGCGTCCTCACGATCGCCCTCGACGGCGTCCGGGCGCACTAGACAGGGCCTTAACCGAGGGCGAGCGCCACCCCGTCGAGGATGTCGTGTTCGGAGACGGTTAGTTCGGTGACGGACAGGCGGTCGTAGAGGCGCTGGAGGATGAGGGCGCCGGCGCCGATCACGTCTACACGGCCGGGGTGGATCGACGGTACGGCGGAGCGTTCTGCGCGGGTGGTGGTTGTCAGCCAGGTCGTCGCGGAGCGCAGTTGGTCGGTGGTGAGCCGGGCGTGGTGGACGGCGGCGCGGTCGTACTCGGACAGGTTCAGCGCGACCGCGGCCACGGTGGTGCAGGTACCGGCGACGCCGATGAACGCGCGGGCAGCTTCAAGCGGGACCGTGGTGGCGTCCAGCAGGGCGTCGATGTCCTTGCCGATCGCCTGTAGTTCTGTCGCGGACGTGGGGTCGGTGGTGACGTGGCGTTCGGTGAGGCGGACGGAGCCGATGTCGAGGGATTCGGCCGCAATCACACCGGTGGCGTCGCCGAGGACCAGTTCGGTGGAGCCGCCGCCGATGTCGGCCACGAGGTACGGCGCTGGGAGGTCGAGTGACGTGGTGGCGCCGCGGAAGCTGAGCTCGGCTTCTTCCGCACCGGAGATGATTTCCGGTTGTACGCCGAGACGCTCCTCGACGCCGGCGAAAAACGCGTCACGGTTGCTGACGTCGCGGGCGGCCGAGGTGGCGACGAAGCGGAGTCTGGTGACGTCGCTCGACTGAATAACGGAGGCGAAGTCCTCACAGGCGGTGAAGACGCGGGCGAGTGCTTCGGGGGCGAAGGCGCCGGTGGCATCCACGCCCTGGCCGAGGCGGACGATGGTCATCCGGCGGTCGAACTCGACGAGCTGACCGTCCACCAGATCGGCGATCAGCAGACGGATCGAGTTGGTCCCACAGTCGACCGCGGCAACCCGAACCGCACCCTGGCCCTCAGACACACGGGCCTCGGCGACCCCAGTCCTCCAGGGATTCCAGAGCCTCGTCGCCCAACGGGTTCACACCAGGGCCGGCCGCCAGTGAATGGCCTACCAGGACGTGAAGGCATTTGACCCGGGTCGGCATTCCGCCGGCGGTGATCCCGGCGATTTCCTCGACGTGCTCGATGGACTCGCGGTGCTCGAGGTACGACTCGTGCGCGGCGCGATACCGGGCCGCCAGGTCCTCGTCATCCGCCAGGCGGTCCGTCATCTCTTTCATCACGCCCGAGGCCTCGAGCGTGCCGATCGCGGACGCGAGCCGCGGGCACGTCACGTAGTACGTCGTGGGAAACGGCGTACCGTCCGGAAGTCGCGGCTCGGTCTCGACCACGTCGGGGAGGCCACAGCTGCACCGGTGCGCGATCGACCGAATGCCGCGGGCAGTCCGGCCGAGTTGTTTGCTGACTGCTTCTTGGTCGGAAGGGCTGACGCTCACCTGGTCACCTTAGGCGGCGGCGTGAGGATCGTCTTCGGCGCGGGCTTGGCGGGGGTCGGCGTCGTGGCCGGCGCCGGCGGCGTGCCCGCACCCTCGACGCTCCCCCACAGCTTCGTGTACCAGGTCGGCTTCTGCGTGTCCGCCGTACCGTCCGTCGGCGCCGACGGCTCCGGCGGGGCGCCGAGCGGCTTCCCGTCCGCGCCGATCACGCGGTACCCGACCTCACCGGGCATCACCCAGCCGAGCCGCTGCCGCGCCTGCGCCTTCACGTACGCGTCGTCGTCCCAGCGGGTGATCTCGTCGTTCAGCTCCGCGACCCGCTTCTCCCGGTCCCGGATCTCCTGCTGCAGCGCGCTCACCTGCTGGTGCTGGTCGAACCAGACCCGCAGGCTCTGCGCGTACGACACGATCAGCGCGCCCAGCACCAGCAGCACGACGGCCGCCCGCCCGGTCAGGTTGCGGGACCCGCGGGTCCGCGCCGGGTCCGCCTGGGTTCCGGTCGTACGCCGTTTCGGCTGGTCGCCCCGCCGGGCCGGTGGACGCGACTGGGTCCGGCTCGACGGACGCGAGCCGGGGCGTGCACCGGAATCCCGACGGGACGGCATGCATTGACCTCCTGGATCAGGCCGGCATCAGCCCTGGAAGCGCGGGAAGGCCGAGCGACCGGCGTACGTCGCCGCGTCGTCGAGCTCCTCCTCGATCCGGAGCAGCTGGTTGTACTTGGCGGTGCGGTCGGACCGGGCCGGGGCGCCGGACTTGATCTGGCCGCAGTTGGTCGCGACCGCGAGGTCGGCGATCGTGGTGTCCTCGGTCTCGCCGGAGCGGTGGCTCATCATGCAGGTGAAGCCGCTGCGGTGCGCCAGGTCGACGGCGTCCAGGGTCTCGGTCAGCGAGCCGATCTGGTTCACCTTGACCAGCAGGCTGTTCGCCGACTTCTCGTCGATGCCGCGCTGCAGCCGCTCGACGTTGGTGACGAACAGGTCGTCGCCGACCAGCTGGATCTTGCTGCCGAGCTCACCGGTGATGGCCTTCCAGCCGTCCCAGTCCTCCTCGTTCAGCGGGTCCTCGATCGACACGATCGGGTACGACGCCACCAGGTCGGCGTAGTAGGCGATCATCTCGTCGGCCGACTTCTTGCCGCCCTCGAACGCGTACACGCCGTCGGTGAAGAACTCGCTCGCGGCGACGTCCATCGCCAGCGCGATGTCCTTGCCGAGCTGCAGGCCGGCCTTCTCGACCGCGACCGCGATCAGGTCCAGGGCGGCCCGGTTGCTGTCGAGGCTCGGCGCGAAGCCGCCCTCGTCGCCGAGGCCGGTGGACAGGCCGCGCTCCTTCAGGACCGCCTTCAGCGCGTGGTAGACGCCCGCACCCTGCATGACGGCCTCGGCGTACGTCGACGCGCCGATCGGGGCGATCATGAACTCCTGGACGTCGACGTTGCTGTCCGCGTGCGCGCCGCCGTTGAGGATGTTCATCATCGGCACCGGCAGGACGTGTGCGTTCGGGCCGCCGACGTACCGGAACAGCGGCAGGCCGGAGCTCTCCGCCGCCGCCTTCGCGACCGCGAGGCTGACGCCGAGGATCGCGTTCGCGCCCAGCTTGGCCTTGTTCGGGGTGCCGTCCAGGTCGAGGAGCGCGTGGTCGATCAGGCGCTGCTCGTGGACGTCGTACCCGACGATCTCCTTGTCGATGTCCTCCAGGATCGCGGTGACGGCCTTCAGCACGCCCTTGCCGCCGTACCGGTTCTTGTCGCCGTCACGCAGCTCCACTGCCTCGAACTGGCCGGTGGAGGCGCCAGACGGGACGGCCGCGCGGGCGATGGTGTCGTCGTCGAGCAGAACCTCGACCTCGACAGTGGGGTTGCCGCGCGAGTCGAGGATCTCGCGCGCGCCGACGGCCTCGATGGTGGCCACATTGACTCCCAAGTTCTCGATGACGAATCGCTGCTGAGCCTAGTCCCCAGACCAGCAAGCTCAGTGGACCGCGTCGACCCTAACGATTGCATCCGCAGGTACCTCCCGCGTCAGTAACACTCCGTTGGGCGCCCGATAGACCGCCAAATCCGCGCAATCCACACCCAGCAAGACTTCTACCAGCTGCTGCCGCGTGATCTACAGGCCGAACGAGTGGCGGGCGTCGGTTAGGCCCTTCAGGTTGTCAGCGGGGCCGGAGATGCCGGTCAGGATGTTGTTGGTGATGCGCCAGGCGAAGTAGCCGGCCTGGACGGCGTAGCGCACTCGCAGGAACGTGGGCAGGCCGCGCTCGAGTTCGTCGGTGAGGTCGGGTCGTTGGCGCAGGTACGCCGGAACCACCGGGTCGCCGTTGTACATGACGGCGGATGCGACGTCGTACAGGATCGGGCCTCGCATCGCGCTCCCCCAGTCGATGAGGGCAACCTCGCCGTCAGCCTGCCGCAGGAACGCTTCCGCGGCCGGATCCCCGTGCAACCAGGCCCAGGAGACCGACCCGAGCGCGACCGCGTCAGCGACGGCGCCCTCGACCGCCGGGCGGATCCATGGCTCGAGGTCCAGGCAGTCCTCGAACGGGAGCAGGAACTGCAACCAGTCGGCCACCTCACCGGCATCGAGCGCGGCAGCCGAGTGCACGCGTCCGAGCAGCTCCCCGATCGCCGCCTGATCCGAAGGCACCAGTTCAACGCCGTCGACGTACTCGAGCACAGCAACCTGCCGCCCGTCGACGCGTTCAACGACCCGACCGTGCTTGCTGGGACGCGGACGCCCGGTGCAGATGCCGGCGTCGTCGAGCCGGGCCGCCAACTCCAGACCAGGCCCGAACGCCGAGTCCGAGAGCCCAACCGACTTGAGCACCACCAGCCAGTCCGCACCAGACGCCAGCCAGGCAGCCGAGTTCATCCCGCCGGTCAGCACCTCCAGCCGCGCCGGCTTCAGATCCCAGTGCTCCCGCAGTACCTCAGCAACATCCACCCACCCACCTTCTCAGCCACCCAGCACCCCGAGCAGCCGATTTTCTGGTGTACCGAAGAACAGGTAGTGCACCACCGAGACACCGTACGCAAAGCCCCGTCTGCGCTCAGGTGCACTACCCAACCACCGAACACCTCCCGTCCTTAGGCACACCATTACTTGCCGATGTGGAAAGTTCTCTGTTAGCTTTCCGATATGGAAGGTGATGCGGAAGAGCAGCTGCGGATCATCGAGCGGGCCGAGGCGGCGCCGTACGTGAGCTACCCCAAGACGCCCTGGTGGTACCCGCCGGTCGTGGGGCTCTGGGCGGCTGCGTTGATCGGGGCGTTCGCCTCGTGGCGGGACAGCAGCGCACTGTTCTTCACTGCGCTGGCGGTGCTGATCGGGTTGGAGGTCGCGTTCCTGACCTGGATGCAGCGGCGACACGGCGCGATGCCGTTCCCCGGGCGCGGACGACCGCCGCGGGAGATCGGACGGCTCTGGAATCGGTACTTCGTGGCCGTCGGGGTGGTCGTGGTGATCGTCGCGCTGGCGTGGTGGCTGGCCGGCGTACTGGCAGCCGCCCCGACCGCGTTCGTCCTGGCGACCGCCGGCCTCTGGTACTACGAGCGCCGGTACGCCGTCATCGCGGCGCAGGTCCGGGAGCGCCTCGGATGATCGACGGACTCGATCCGGTCATCCACGCACCGAAACGCCTGGCCGCGATGGCAGTACTGGCGAACGCCACCACGGTGACGTTCCGCTTCCTGAAGGACTACCTGGAGGTCACCGACTCCGACCTCTCGAAGCACATGTCGGCTCTGGAGAACGCCGGCTACGTCGCCACCACGAAAACCGGCCACGGCCGCGGCGCCACCACGACGTACCGAATGACCAAAGCCGGCGAACACGCCTACACAACCCACCGCAACGCCCTCCGCACTCTGCTGGACGGCCCGAAGTAGCCGTCGCGATGCGGGCGTCTACCGGGTGCTCAGCGGGCCCCGGGCTCCGTCTTCTCGACCACGTTGCGGACGTAGAACAGGTACCAAAGCCGCACCGGCGTCCCCGTGCCCGCGCCCACCACCATGCTGGGCTTGATCGCGGTAGACACTCGGCCGTTCGAGCCGTTGTAGTTGCCGTCGTGGCGCCTTCGCTTGGTGTCGGCGGTCTCGACCCCCTTCGCAATCTCGGCCCAACCGGCGACCTGAGCGGCGTCG
This Kribbella sp. NBC_00482 DNA region includes the following protein-coding sequences:
- a CDS encoding uracil-DNA glycosylase, which codes for MKLPHPLTGELFESPVPPGIGWPEDPAVRRTPVARDAAEVVRLAATDDLAELEARVSMCRACSRLVEWREDVAVGKRKSFADQPYWGRPIPGWGVAEPRILIVGLAPAANGGNRTGRVFTGDRSGDWLFASLHRVGLANQPTSEHAGDGLHLIDTRMIAAVRCAPPANKPTPEERDTCAPWYRSELELVLPSTRSIVCLGKFAYDALLVALIALGADVPRPRPKFGHAVEHRIPTPYGEVTVLGCFHPSQQNTFTGKLTEQMTDAVLTRAKTLSTTPENQS
- a CDS encoding DUF501 domain-containing protein, coding for MSVSPSDQEAVSKQLGRTARGIRSIAHRCSCGLPDVVETEPRLPDGTPFPTTYYVTCPRLASAIGTLEASGVMKEMTDRLADDEDLAARYRAAHESYLEHRESIEHVEEIAGITAGGMPTRVKCLHVLVGHSLAAGPGVNPLGDEALESLEDWGRRGPCV
- the def gene encoding peptide deformylase, with protein sequence MITDWSPARLDVQGVVLEVVRAPHPVLATESAEVDPLDPEMIQLAADLVATMRVSPGCVGLAAPQVGVAAQMFSLDVTNHPKTRTSHGVFVLCNAVVVDASRNEKAREGCMSVPDFTGDVKRATRLTVTGVLPGTKDEVTITTDAFEARALQHEIDHCNGKLFLDRVAGAHAVYPRKTYQ
- a CDS encoding glycine cleavage system protein R; translated protein: MSQLAVTVIGPDRPGIIADVTEALVGTGVNLEDSTMTLLRGHFAMMIVCAGPFDEVKSALEPLRGELVITVRKMGPEHEHAPIGAPYMLSVHGADRPGIVAAVTRMIAAAGGTITDLATRLSGGLYVLTAEVELPPAAELEMLDRALEITAEELGVGVTLRPAESDEL
- a CDS encoding Ppx/GppA phosphatase family protein — encoded protein: MSEGQGAVRVAAVDCGTNSIRLLIADLVDGQLVEFDRRMTIVRLGQGVDATGAFAPEALARVFTACEDFASVIQSSDVTRLRFVATSAARDVSNRDAFFAGVEERLGVQPEIISGAEEAELSFRGATTSLDLPAPYLVADIGGGSTELVLGDATGVIAAESLDIGSVRLTERHVTTDPTSATELQAIGKDIDALLDATTVPLEAARAFIGVAGTCTTVAAVALNLSEYDRAAVHHARLTTDQLRSATTWLTTTTRAERSAVPSIHPGRVDVIGAGALILQRLYDRLSVTELTVSEHDILDGVALALG
- a CDS encoding chloramphenicol phosphotransferase CPT family protein gives rise to the protein MPSVIFLNGASSSGKTTLGRALQDCLDEPYLLMGLDTCFAMVPAQWAGGGMGAHREQGFQYVDLPDEDGKPVSGISYGPVGLRMLQGFHRAVREFVQAGNPVIVDEMMLGPEVRDHWFATLAGLDVVSVGVRCDLDELERREGARRGRAGLARWSEERVHEGMAYDLWVDTTGQAADACAHQVVAAAR
- a CDS encoding J domain-containing protein; its protein translation is MSSSRDFRDLNGADPWKLLGVGRSADAEEIKRSYRRLSRSHHTDVGGDSTQQVKLNRAYEILTDPTRRADYTLLLQRKERPQDFVRPTPQADPEPDEPTADPFAWSSGPAPTSTPPRQDRYEQPYQDPYTESPYADPPYRDSYVAPPYRDSYTTPTYRPQRRGVSGQAVGAFLTAFICSPISIYLAISVLRNNRPGRPLAWLAILINVGLVGFSIVGALVRGT
- a CDS encoding sensor histidine kinase; its protein translation is MSERKRPRRTAVNWVVDSVSFVLAVLLGLLAYSEGESDPVPQTLLAVDFWSGMVLCLTLWFRRRWPVPLALLAAAVSVYSDAAAGPTLVLIMTVAVHKPWRTSIWVFAVNFAATLTYLQVRHKEDWKTQLIIGMTLYLAMAGWGFYIRSRRQLLQTLRDRADRAETVATLQAEQAQLRAREEIAREMHDVLGHRLSLLSVHAGALAYRPDASTAEVAGAAEIIRASAHQALQDLREVIGVLRAPVGELPQPAFADLPALVEGSRAAGIPVELTLDAPGAMPEHVGRTAYRIVQEGLTNAVKHAPGEPVTISVTGAPGNGLSVELRNPAPNRRRGDGQGLKGLSERAALVEGRVEHGRTPEGDFRLYAWLPWPA
- a CDS encoding MFS transporter, whose product is MPVIRSGNPRVTLAVLATVVASFSMLQSLVTPALPSIQHDLHTTPGTVTWVFTALLLSVSVATPLLGRIGDMVGKERTLFIALAALAVGCLIAALAPNVGVLIAARIFQGVGGAVFPLAFGIIRDEFPAERVPSVVGVVSAIIAAGGGLGIVLAGPIVEWLGWRWLFWIPMAVVAVSTLMVRRYVPESPNRVPGRIDWLAAAFLSGWLIALLLPLSTGRSWGWGSLRTVGLFALAVVLFAGWITVELRSRNPLIDMRMMRRPAVWTTNLVALLFGAAMFAVYAFVPQFLQIPTAAGFGFGASVTKAGLLMLPMLVTMAVVGSLSGPLTPRFGAKAQVVSGSALSLVAALMFAEFHDAQWQVALSTAAFGVGLGLAYAAMTSLIVQNVPREQTGAATGMNANIRTIGGSIGTALASSIITGHIQPSGLPAEAGFTDTFLLLSAFAAAAVVLALAIPNARRTATTPQPVEQLAA
- a CDS encoding TetR/AcrR family transcriptional regulator, translated to MVTGESRPALRVDVRRPQRADARRNFDALLGAARDAFASKGVEASLEDIARQAGVGIGTLYRNFPHRQDLLNAVYFGEIEELCIAAEEAADLPPWEALTTWLHRFVGYAATKRAIFESLNREADSFKAAREAMYAAGTPLFERAQAAGEARKDVSFDDLLRMVSGLTAAGFVDQAQRDRVLTIALDGVRAH